Proteins encoded by one window of Deinococcus radiodurans R1 = ATCC 13939 = DSM 20539:
- a CDS encoding YvcK family protein, with product MSAPPAPPPDRSAPPDRTDSAQTEPTRPLVRRARRARMWLEPGLGVKRWIFLFVVCTFVGAVAFLHFTWTGPLHPLATKWILWLNQFAEPGVFPLYAVGMVVMALALAGALYSITMISRAMLRGTGTAPETAVNVLYERKTLSRGMRVVTVGGGTGLSNLLTGLKTHSSNITAVVTVADDGGSSGRLREALDMVAPGDLTDCYAALSESPALARLLLHRFGRGEGLEGHTFGNLLLATLSEERGGLGTAMQDIHEILKVRGRVYPATTRPVTLVAELADGRTIRGESRFAEQIRPSRIERVRLEPENPSALTQVLEAVRDAEMIVLGPGSLFTSIIPALLIPDIARAVRESPAPVVYVASLMTEPGETDGLSLSDHVNAITRHLGRTPDWVLLSNSKIEPAVQRRYQQEGATVLTLDGAGRDLRGRVRFAPLIQAGTARHDPQKLAAALMQLWDGPPRRFSLPGQRD from the coding sequence GTGAGCGCGCCGCCGGCCCCGCCACCCGACCGCTCTGCACCGCCGGACCGGACCGACTCTGCCCAAACCGAGCCCACCCGGCCCCTCGTCCGCCGGGCCCGCCGCGCGCGGATGTGGCTGGAGCCGGGGCTGGGGGTCAAACGCTGGATTTTCCTTTTCGTCGTCTGCACGTTCGTGGGCGCGGTGGCCTTTTTGCATTTCACCTGGACCGGGCCGCTGCACCCGCTGGCGACCAAGTGGATTTTGTGGCTCAACCAATTCGCCGAGCCGGGGGTGTTCCCGCTCTACGCCGTCGGGATGGTGGTGATGGCGCTGGCACTGGCGGGCGCCCTGTACTCGATTACCATGATCAGCCGGGCCATGCTGCGCGGCACCGGCACCGCGCCCGAAACGGCGGTGAACGTGCTCTACGAGCGCAAAACGCTTTCGCGGGGGATGCGGGTGGTCACGGTGGGCGGCGGCACCGGGCTGTCCAACCTGCTGACCGGCCTCAAGACCCACAGCAGCAACATCACGGCGGTGGTCACGGTGGCCGACGACGGCGGCTCGTCGGGGCGGCTGCGCGAGGCGCTCGACATGGTGGCGCCCGGCGACCTCACCGACTGCTACGCGGCGCTCTCCGAGAGCCCGGCGCTCGCCCGGCTGCTGCTGCACCGTTTCGGGCGCGGGGAGGGGCTGGAGGGGCACACCTTCGGCAACCTGTTGCTGGCGACCCTCAGCGAGGAGCGCGGCGGCCTGGGCACCGCCATGCAGGACATCCACGAGATTCTCAAGGTGCGCGGGCGGGTCTACCCGGCGACCACCCGCCCAGTCACGCTGGTGGCCGAACTCGCCGACGGGCGCACCATTCGCGGGGAGAGTCGTTTTGCCGAGCAGATTCGGCCCTCGCGCATCGAGCGGGTGCGGCTGGAGCCCGAGAACCCATCGGCGCTCACGCAGGTGCTCGAAGCGGTGCGCGACGCCGAAATGATCGTGCTGGGGCCGGGCAGCCTCTTCACGTCCATCATCCCTGCTCTGCTCATTCCCGACATCGCCCGCGCCGTGCGCGAGTCCCCGGCGCCTGTCGTCTACGTCGCCTCGCTGATGACCGAGCCCGGCGAAACCGACGGCCTGAGCCTGAGCGACCACGTGAACGCCATCACCCGTCACCTGGGCCGCACGCCCGACTGGGTGCTGCTGAGCAACAGCAAGATCGAGCCTGCCGTGCAGCGCCGCTACCAGCAGGAAGGCGCAACCGTGCTGACCCTGGACGGCGCCGGACGCGACCTGCGGGGCCGTGTCCGCTTTGCCCCCCTCATTCAGGCCGGCACCGCCCGCCACGACCCCCAGAAACTGGCCGCCGCCCTGATGCAACTGTGGGACGGCCCGCCCCGCCGCTTTAGCCTGCCGGGACAGCGGGACTGA
- a CDS encoding heme-binding domain-containing protein: protein MTRQTTETTTVTRRPAPRHLFVRLLTGLIGLFVLAQLVPYGRAHANPPVQAEPQWDSPQTKALFDRACADCHSNRTTWPWYSNVAPVSWLVQNHVDEGRSKFNVNVPGFGREADEAADQVRKGKMPEKTYLPMHPEARLTAAERDQLVRGLAATFGGEGGGEKGGEQGGGDGDHD, encoded by the coding sequence ATGACCCGACAAACGACCGAAACGACCACCGTGACCCGCCGCCCCGCACCCCGCCACCTGTTCGTGCGGCTGCTGACGGGCCTCATCGGCCTCTTCGTACTCGCGCAGCTCGTGCCGTATGGCCGCGCCCACGCCAACCCGCCCGTGCAGGCTGAGCCGCAGTGGGACAGCCCGCAAACCAAGGCCCTGTTCGACCGCGCCTGCGCCGACTGCCACTCCAACCGCACGACCTGGCCCTGGTACTCCAACGTCGCCCCGGTATCCTGGCTGGTCCAAAACCATGTGGATGAGGGCCGCAGCAAGTTCAACGTGAACGTGCCCGGCTTTGGCCGCGAAGCCGACGAGGCCGCCGATCAGGTCCGCAAGGGCAAGATGCCCGAAAAAACTTACTTGCCCATGCACCCCGAAGCCCGGCTGACCGCCGCCGAGCGTGACCAGCTCGTGCGGGGTCTCGCCGCGACCTTCGGCGGCGAAGGCGGAGGCGAGAAAGGCGGCGAACAGGGTGGGGGAGACGGCGACCACGACTGA
- a CDS encoding heavy metal translocating P-type ATPase: MTVSNPTVAQAHAEAPGSKKFVIPPDLRLAVLFTFLTLLGLIVGLIGEKVMGNDAVMWIGFGLAYLAGGIPAGREALHSLFVEKKLDVDLLMVLAALGAATIGQAADGAILLFLFSLSNTLQDWAMGRTKRAIEALMDLNPEGATVRRNGVEKWCQLGEIQIGDLLVIKPGERVAADARVVRGNTSVDESPITGESRPIDKAPGAELASGTVNLNGSVEAEVVRPAGDSTLARLVALMEDAQTQKSRTETLSERWESPYATLVLISVPLVYAGLHYLAGLNVDQSWYRAMTFMVVASPCAVVISTPAVMLSAMAAAARAGVLFKSSAALDALANVNTIAFDKTGTLTQAKMTLSHTYADNEREALALAAGLEAHSEHPIAQAIVQAAQAQGVRAVAVQDAQAIPGHGIEARLSSGDLAWAGNLRLAEREKAALTPAQQQALDTLSREGSSTVIVGVGPRVVGVMGVADALRPGISEAMREIRAAGVAHPVMLTGDKKEVAETVAKEVGLTEYRAELLPEDKSASSASCPARWRWWATA, encoded by the coding sequence ATGACCGTTTCCAACCCCACCGTGGCCCAGGCCCACGCCGAGGCGCCCGGCAGCAAGAAATTCGTGATTCCGCCTGACCTGCGCTTGGCCGTGCTGTTTACCTTTCTGACCCTGCTCGGCCTGATCGTCGGCTTGATCGGCGAAAAAGTGATGGGCAACGACGCCGTGATGTGGATCGGCTTCGGCCTCGCTTACCTCGCGGGCGGCATTCCGGCGGGGCGCGAAGCCCTGCACAGCCTGTTCGTCGAAAAGAAACTCGACGTGGACCTGCTGATGGTCCTCGCCGCGCTCGGCGCCGCCACCATCGGGCAGGCCGCCGACGGCGCAATTTTGCTGTTTCTCTTCAGCCTCTCCAATACCCTGCAAGACTGGGCGATGGGCCGCACCAAGCGGGCGATCGAGGCGCTGATGGACCTCAACCCGGAAGGGGCCACCGTGCGCCGCAACGGCGTGGAGAAGTGGTGCCAGCTCGGGGAAATCCAGATCGGCGATCTGCTGGTGATCAAGCCCGGCGAGCGCGTCGCCGCCGACGCCCGCGTGGTGCGCGGCAACACCTCGGTGGACGAGTCGCCCATCACGGGGGAAAGCCGCCCGATTGACAAGGCCCCCGGCGCCGAACTCGCCTCGGGCACGGTCAACCTCAACGGCAGCGTGGAGGCTGAGGTCGTGCGTCCGGCGGGCGACTCCACCCTGGCACGGCTGGTCGCGCTGATGGAAGACGCCCAGACCCAAAAAAGCCGCACCGAGACGCTCAGCGAGCGCTGGGAAAGCCCCTACGCTACGCTGGTCCTGATTTCGGTGCCGCTGGTGTACGCCGGGCTGCACTACCTCGCTGGGCTGAACGTGGACCAGTCGTGGTACCGCGCCATGACCTTTATGGTAGTGGCCTCGCCCTGCGCCGTCGTGATTTCGACCCCCGCCGTGATGCTCAGCGCGATGGCCGCCGCCGCCCGCGCCGGGGTGCTGTTCAAGAGCAGCGCGGCGCTGGACGCTCTGGCGAACGTCAACACCATCGCCTTCGACAAGACCGGCACGCTGACGCAGGCCAAGATGACGCTGAGCCACACCTACGCCGACAACGAGCGCGAAGCTCTCGCCCTGGCCGCCGGACTGGAAGCCCACAGCGAACACCCGATTGCCCAGGCCATCGTGCAGGCGGCGCAGGCGCAGGGCGTGCGGGCGGTGGCGGTGCAGGACGCACAGGCGATTCCCGGTCACGGCATCGAGGCCCGCCTGAGCAGCGGCGACCTCGCCTGGGCCGGCAACCTGCGTCTCGCAGAGCGGGAGAAGGCCGCCCTGACCCCCGCGCAGCAGCAAGCGCTCGACACCCTCAGCCGCGAGGGCAGCAGCACCGTCATCGTCGGCGTCGGGCCGCGCGTGGTCGGCGTCATGGGCGTGGCCGACGCGCTGCGCCCCGGCATCAGCGAGGCCATGCGGGAAATCCGGGCGGCGGGCGTGGCGCACCCCGTCATGCTGACCGGCGACAAAAAGGAAGTCGCCGAAACGGTGGCGAAGGAAGTCGGCCTCACCGAGTACCGCGCCGAACTGCTGCCCGAAGACAAGTCCGCATCATCGGCGAGCTGCCCGGCCCGGTGGCGATGGTGGGCGACGGCGTGA
- a CDS encoding ABC transporter substrate-binding protein, whose protein sequence is MKKFAAVLGLTVAFAAASQAHAVTLTFACDSVGQGFDECKKGADAWAKKTGNTVKLVQVPKESDARLALYQQQLGAKASDVDVYMIDVVWPGLIGQHLMDLSKSIPAAEVKAHFPAIVQNNTVGGKLIAMPWFTDAGVLYYRTDLLKKYGYNAPPKTWNELATMAQKIQAGERKSNPKFVGYVFQGKNYEGLTCDALEWISSFGGGSIVDPSGKITVNNPKAVQALQAIQGLIGTAAPAAVTTYGEEEARNVWQAGNSAFMRNWPYAYAAGQKEGSPIAGKIGVAALPAGPGGKPAATLGGWQLAVNAYSKNPKEAADLVRYLTGAQEQKRRAVQASYNPTIATLYKDKDVLKAVPFFGSLYDVFTNAVARPATVTGSKYNQVSDAFSSAVYSVLTKKSAPGPALKTLEGQLARIKGRGW, encoded by the coding sequence ATGAAAAAGTTTGCTGCCGTTCTCGGATTGACTGTCGCCTTCGCTGCCGCTTCACAGGCCCACGCCGTCACCCTGACCTTCGCCTGCGACTCGGTGGGGCAGGGCTTCGACGAGTGCAAAAAAGGCGCCGACGCCTGGGCCAAAAAGACGGGCAACACCGTCAAGCTCGTTCAGGTGCCCAAGGAATCGGACGCCCGCCTGGCCTTGTACCAGCAGCAGCTCGGCGCCAAGGCGTCCGACGTGGACGTGTACATGATCGATGTGGTGTGGCCCGGCCTGATCGGTCAGCACCTGATGGACCTGAGCAAGTCCATTCCCGCCGCCGAGGTCAAAGCGCACTTCCCGGCCATCGTGCAGAACAACACCGTGGGCGGCAAGCTGATCGCCATGCCCTGGTTTACCGACGCGGGCGTGCTGTACTACCGCACCGACCTGCTGAAAAAGTACGGTTATAATGCGCCCCCCAAGACCTGGAACGAGCTGGCGACCATGGCCCAGAAAATCCAGGCGGGCGAGCGCAAGAGCAACCCCAAGTTCGTGGGCTACGTCTTCCAGGGCAAGAACTACGAGGGCCTGACCTGTGACGCGCTCGAATGGATCAGCTCCTTCGGCGGCGGCTCCATCGTGGACCCCAGCGGCAAAATCACCGTCAACAACCCCAAGGCCGTGCAGGCGCTTCAGGCGATTCAGGGCCTGATCGGCACCGCCGCTCCCGCCGCCGTGACCACCTATGGCGAGGAAGAAGCCCGCAACGTGTGGCAGGCGGGCAACTCGGCCTTCATGCGCAACTGGCCCTACGCCTACGCGGCGGGTCAAAAGGAGGGCAGCCCGATTGCTGGGAAAATCGGCGTGGCGGCGCTGCCCGCTGGCCCCGGGGGCAAGCCCGCGGCGACGCTCGGCGGCTGGCAGCTCGCGGTCAACGCCTACTCCAAGAACCCGAAGGAAGCCGCCGACCTCGTGCGTTACCTGACCGGCGCGCAGGAGCAAAAGCGCCGCGCGGTGCAGGCGAGCTACAACCCCACCATCGCCACGCTCTACAAGGACAAGGACGTGCTCAAGGCCGTGCCCTTCTTCGGTAGCCTCTACGACGTGTTCACCAATGCGGTCGCCCGCCCCGCCACCGTGACCGGCAGCAAGTACAACCAGGTGAGTGACGCCTTCTCCAGCGCCGTCTACAGCGTGCTGACGAAAAAGAGCGCCCCTGGCCCCGCCCTCAAGACCCTGGAAGGCCAGCTCGCCCGCATCAAGGGCCGCGGCTGGTAA
- a CDS encoding carbohydrate ABC transporter permease has protein sequence MNSKSPAVRALSWGVFWVVVATVLFYVLFPFYWAIKTSLTGSGELSREALLWWPTHPSLKNFTEVLTNGGFLRNLLNSVVVATGTVLLSLLLSVLAAYALGKFRFKGKSVLMYIILAVSVFPQIAVLSGLYTMVKGFGLYNTWWGLILSYMIFTLPFTVWTLTSFVREIPTELEEAAYVDGATPMQTLFQVLLPVMTPALVTTGLLAFINAWNEYLFALTFTSDNAASTVPVAIANFSGATQYETPFGLTMAASVIVTVPLLLLVLVFQRNIVSGLTAGAVKG, from the coding sequence ATGAATTCCAAGAGTCCTGCGGTCCGTGCCCTCTCCTGGGGCGTGTTCTGGGTGGTCGTCGCCACCGTACTGTTCTATGTGCTCTTTCCCTTCTACTGGGCGATCAAGACCAGCCTGACGGGTTCGGGCGAGCTGTCGCGTGAGGCGCTGCTCTGGTGGCCCACCCATCCCAGCCTGAAAAACTTTACCGAAGTGCTGACCAACGGCGGCTTCCTGCGTAACCTGCTCAACTCGGTGGTCGTGGCGACAGGCACGGTGCTGCTGAGCCTGCTGCTGTCGGTGCTCGCGGCCTACGCGCTCGGCAAGTTCCGCTTCAAGGGCAAGTCGGTGCTGATGTACATCATCCTGGCGGTCAGCGTGTTTCCACAGATCGCGGTGCTTTCGGGCCTCTACACCATGGTCAAGGGCTTTGGCCTCTACAATACCTGGTGGGGCCTGATCCTGAGCTACATGATCTTTACGCTGCCTTTTACCGTCTGGACGCTGACCAGCTTCGTGCGCGAGATTCCCACCGAGCTGGAGGAAGCCGCCTACGTGGACGGCGCCACGCCGATGCAGACGCTCTTTCAGGTGCTGCTCCCGGTGATGACCCCGGCGCTGGTCACGACTGGTCTGCTCGCCTTCATCAACGCCTGGAACGAGTACCTGTTCGCGCTGACGTTTACCTCCGACAACGCGGCGAGCACGGTGCCCGTCGCCATCGCCAACTTCTCGGGCGCCACGCAGTACGAAACTCCCTTCGGCCTGACGATGGCCGCCAGCGTCATCGTAACGGTGCCGCTGCTGCTGCTGGTGCTGGTGTTCCAGCGCAACATCGTGAGCGGCCTGACGGCGGGGGCGGTCAAGGGCTAA
- a CDS encoding carbohydrate ABC transporter permease, translating into MTAIPPELQPPTPTQPPAPTAPVRMKGLEKTRSRTAVLMLIPMLLVLAAVAGYPLLRTIYLSFTDYNFLNDPAPKWIGLQNYWFTTEEGVGLGLLQTPEWWQSVWNTVKFTLLSVSLETLLGLAFALVINSNFKGKGLMRTAILVPWAIPTVVSAQMWNWMYNDSFGIISQWGQSLGFLKTGESFLSNPDTALGALVAVDVWKTTPFMALLLLAGLQTIPGDMYEAADVDGASAWTKFWRLTLPLLTPALLVALIFRTLDSLRVFDMPYIVKGNAPETMTMSIYARQELIANSQFGFGSAVSVLIFLIIMVFTAIYVTSLRVKFD; encoded by the coding sequence ATGACCGCGATCCCCCCGGAACTTCAGCCGCCCACGCCGACCCAGCCGCCCGCCCCGACCGCGCCCGTGCGGATGAAAGGGTTAGAAAAAACCCGCTCGCGCACCGCCGTGCTGATGCTCATTCCCATGCTGCTGGTGCTCGCCGCCGTCGCCGGCTACCCGCTGCTGCGGACCATCTACCTGTCGTTTACCGACTACAACTTTCTGAACGACCCGGCCCCCAAGTGGATCGGTCTGCAAAACTACTGGTTCACCACCGAAGAGGGCGTGGGCCTGGGCCTGCTGCAAACCCCCGAGTGGTGGCAGTCGGTCTGGAACACTGTCAAGTTCACGCTGCTGAGCGTGTCGCTCGAAACGCTGCTGGGGCTGGCCTTCGCGCTCGTCATCAACTCCAATTTCAAGGGCAAGGGCCTGATGCGCACCGCCATTCTGGTGCCCTGGGCGATTCCCACCGTCGTCTCGGCGCAGATGTGGAACTGGATGTACAACGATTCGTTCGGCATCATCAGCCAGTGGGGCCAGAGCCTCGGCTTTTTGAAGACGGGCGAGTCGTTTCTGAGTAATCCCGACACGGCGCTCGGCGCTCTGGTGGCGGTCGACGTGTGGAAAACCACGCCGTTCATGGCGCTGCTGCTGCTCGCGGGGCTGCAAACCATTCCGGGCGACATGTACGAAGCCGCCGATGTGGACGGGGCTTCGGCCTGGACCAAATTCTGGCGGCTGACACTGCCGCTCCTGACCCCGGCGCTGCTCGTCGCGCTGATTTTCCGCACGCTCGACTCGCTGCGGGTCTTCGACATGCCTTATATCGTCAAGGGCAACGCCCCCGAGACCATGACCATGAGCATCTACGCCCGTCAGGAGCTGATCGCCAACTCGCAGTTCGGTTTCGGCAGCGCCGTCAGCGTGCTGATTTTCCTGATCATCATGGTCTTTACCGCCATCTACGTGACCAGCCTGCGCGTCAAATTCGACTGA
- a CDS encoding HAD hydrolase family protein has product MVGDGVNDAPALARADLGVAVASGTDVAIESADVVLMQNDMSKLAGAVRLAKDANRTGRFNLLFAFGIILIVAPLAIMGRVPLPLGVVAHEGGTVFVVFMGLRLLRHRL; this is encoded by the coding sequence ATGGTGGGCGACGGCGTGAACGACGCCCCGGCCCTCGCCCGCGCCGACCTCGGCGTGGCGGTGGCGAGCGGCACCGACGTGGCGATCGAGTCCGCCGACGTGGTGCTGATGCAAAACGACATGAGCAAGCTCGCCGGAGCCGTGCGCCTCGCCAAGGACGCCAACCGTACCGGGCGCTTCAACCTGCTGTTCGCCTTCGGCATCATTCTGATCGTCGCGCCGCTCGCCATCATGGGCCGGGTGCCGCTGCCGCTCGGCGTCGTCGCCCACGAGGGCGGCACGGTGTTCGTGGTGTTCATGGGCCTGCGCCTGCTGCGCCACCGGCTGTAA
- a CDS encoding DUF456 domain-containing protein — MSLPFLVFLVAWLVGMVCTFIPAVPATLIIFLGSVAAALLDGFQAGRDLPFLLVFGVVTLFIMSIDNVASAWGARKYGGGKEAMWGALIGGLLGIFIPLGLIVGPLAGALVAELVFAHKAPYEALRSAWGTLVGLLAGIAAKVVLHLIIGIYELWRMWDPAQSIFG; from the coding sequence ATGAGTCTTCCCTTTCTGGTGTTTCTGGTCGCGTGGCTCGTCGGCATGGTCTGCACCTTCATTCCGGCGGTGCCCGCTACACTCATCATCTTTCTGGGAAGCGTGGCCGCCGCGCTGCTCGACGGCTTTCAGGCCGGGCGCGACCTGCCGTTTTTGCTGGTGTTCGGCGTGGTGACGCTGTTCATCATGAGCATCGACAACGTGGCCTCCGCCTGGGGCGCCCGCAAGTACGGCGGCGGCAAGGAGGCGATGTGGGGCGCCCTGATCGGCGGGCTGCTCGGCATTTTCATTCCGCTCGGCCTGATCGTGGGGCCGCTCGCCGGGGCACTGGTCGCCGAACTCGTGTTTGCCCACAAGGCCCCTTATGAAGCGCTGCGCTCGGCGTGGGGCACGCTGGTGGGGCTGCTGGCGGGCATCGCGGCGAAGGTGGTGCTGCACCTCATCATCGGCATCTACGAACTGTGGCGGATGTGGGACCCGGCGCAGAGCATCTTCGGGTGA